The following are encoded together in the Desulfococcus multivorans genome:
- the argF gene encoding ornithine carbamoyltransferase, with the protein MAFNLKNRHFLTLLDFTPDEIDFLLRLAGDLKRARYAGMEQPRLKGRNIVLIFEKDSTRTRCAFETAAWDQGANVTYLGPSGSQMGKKESLKDTARVLGRMYDGIEYRGFAQEAVETLARYAGVPVWNGLTNEFHPTQVLADLMTMTEHCDKPLRRMALAYLGDARNNMGNSLLVGAAKMGLDFRAVAPRSLQPSPALVGKARDIAAGTGARITITDQVEAGVRGCDFLYTDVWVSMGEPDEVWQERVDLLKPYQVNADVMAMTGNTDTRFLHCLPAFHNRDTAVGEAIYRKFGIPAMEVTDDVFESRASVVFDQAENRVHTIKAVMVATLGA; encoded by the coding sequence ATGGCATTCAACCTGAAAAACAGGCATTTTCTGACACTGCTGGATTTTACCCCCGACGAGATCGATTTTCTGCTCCGGCTTGCGGGGGATCTCAAACGGGCCAGATACGCCGGCATGGAGCAGCCGCGGCTCAAGGGCAGAAACATCGTGCTGATCTTCGAAAAAGACTCCACCCGGACCCGGTGCGCCTTTGAAACCGCCGCCTGGGACCAGGGCGCCAACGTCACCTACCTGGGGCCTTCCGGCTCCCAGATGGGGAAAAAGGAATCCCTCAAGGACACCGCCCGCGTGTTGGGCCGGATGTATGACGGCATCGAGTACCGCGGGTTCGCCCAGGAGGCGGTGGAGACCCTGGCCCGATACGCGGGGGTGCCGGTGTGGAACGGCCTGACCAACGAATTCCATCCGACCCAGGTGCTGGCCGACCTGATGACCATGACGGAGCACTGCGACAAACCCCTCCGGCGGATGGCGCTGGCCTACCTGGGAGACGCCCGGAACAACATGGGCAACTCCCTTCTGGTGGGGGCCGCCAAGATGGGCCTCGATTTCCGCGCCGTCGCCCCCCGGTCTCTCCAGCCGAGTCCGGCGCTGGTGGGAAAGGCACGGGATATCGCCGCCGGGACCGGCGCCCGCATCACGATTACCGACCAGGTCGAAGCGGGGGTCCGAGGATGCGACTTCCTCTACACCGACGTCTGGGTCTCCATGGGCGAGCCGGACGAGGTCTGGCAGGAGCGGGTCGACCTCTTGAAGCCCTATCAGGTCAACGCCGACGTCATGGCCATGACCGGAAATACCGATACCCGGTTTCTGCACTGTCTCCCGGCGTTCCACAACCGGGACACCGCCGTGGGGGAGGCCATTTACCGGAAATTCGGCATCCCGGCCATGGAGGTCACCGACGACGTGTTCGAATCCCGGGCATCCGTCGTGTTCGATCAGGCGGAAAACCGGGTCCACACCATCAAGGCGGTCATGGTCGCCACCCTGGGGGCATGA